One part of the Gemmatimonadaceae bacterium genome encodes these proteins:
- a CDS encoding CehA/McbA family metallohydrolase yields MRLRIALLATLAPAVLAGQWTNRYPKNAGYAHQVYLEGYELPTMGSGPMDPAPAPDGRSLLIASRGWIWQLDLTSGVAHRITNGSGVDARPTWSPDGKRFAFVRDDGRTTSVVVRDVDGGAEQEIERGMALDPVFTPDGVGLVYSSLTPGGDLDLWSVTLQTGTKARLTAEPGLELRAQLHPDGERTLYVSKNRVGDNMVRLRRRGDAGPGQTLLTDNILSLIRPALSASGAEVAYNWPVIDGWELRTMSLDRPSASTRLFGRRRGRPLTPAWSRDGQWIYFTEADSAQRFHLYRINRNGGSVTPVEVTSWDYGTPTGRVVVRTPGPARIHARDAAGHPLIPTSGMVRFDGQNGLTYFYSSGTLQLEAPVGRVEIMAVQGLASAPVSVQVDVAAGATVEASLAPRALWDASANGWFAGDHHFHLNYGGQVDLAPADLLAPMRGEALDAGTPMLANLHNRFEDQEFFSVRSTAASPMIAFSQEVRAHFLGHIGLIGTSSLFWPWIWGPGYQMYGADDRLNAEPLAEGRRQGGLGIYVHPVSGSDPFSEAGLSSIPIALIPDAVHGAFDLLEIACLWSNEIGSTELWYRLLNAGLQVMPSAGTDAMTDLHRTMALGATRVYVRPEGPFTWESYMAGLRAGRSFVTTGPMLELELGGLRPGDVIPRGGREVPFTLAVHSAMPVDSVAIVVNGRTLWSGVPGRAPFSQTFRGSVRVPAGGWVGARVLGPAVDRWPAMASRVFAHTAPIWIGGRGTTDPVSRRAAVTDLERALANAEQRLLAGYAGAPIPVLRSYFGEARARLAEIGRR; encoded by the coding sequence ATGCGCTTGCGAATCGCCCTCCTCGCGACTCTGGCCCCGGCCGTCCTGGCGGGCCAGTGGACCAACCGGTACCCGAAGAATGCCGGGTATGCACACCAGGTGTACCTGGAGGGATACGAGCTACCAACCATGGGGAGCGGCCCCATGGACCCAGCGCCTGCCCCCGACGGTCGGTCGCTGCTGATCGCGTCGCGAGGGTGGATCTGGCAACTCGACCTCACGAGCGGCGTCGCCCACCGGATCACGAACGGTTCGGGTGTCGACGCGCGACCGACCTGGTCGCCCGACGGCAAGCGGTTCGCGTTTGTGCGAGATGACGGTCGGACCACATCGGTTGTGGTGCGGGATGTGGACGGCGGGGCAGAACAAGAGATCGAGCGCGGGATGGCGCTCGACCCGGTCTTTACCCCGGACGGTGTCGGCCTGGTCTACAGCAGCCTCACACCAGGCGGCGACCTGGACCTCTGGTCGGTCACTCTGCAGACCGGGACCAAAGCTCGGCTCACCGCGGAGCCCGGGCTCGAGCTGAGAGCGCAACTTCACCCAGATGGCGAACGCACCCTGTACGTCTCCAAGAACCGCGTTGGGGACAACATGGTCAGGCTTCGACGGCGTGGGGACGCCGGTCCTGGTCAGACCCTCCTCACTGACAACATCCTGTCGCTCATCAGGCCAGCACTTAGTGCAAGTGGCGCTGAAGTGGCCTATAACTGGCCTGTAATTGACGGGTGGGAGCTGAGGACGATGTCACTCGATCGACCCTCAGCGTCGACTCGCCTGTTCGGCCGCCGACGTGGCCGACCGCTGACCCCTGCGTGGAGCCGCGACGGACAGTGGATCTACTTCACGGAAGCCGATAGCGCACAACGGTTTCACCTGTATCGTATCAACCGGAACGGAGGCTCTGTCACCCCGGTCGAGGTCACGTCGTGGGACTACGGAACCCCGACGGGTCGCGTCGTTGTTCGCACGCCGGGGCCGGCACGCATCCACGCTCGTGATGCGGCCGGCCACCCGCTCATTCCTACGTCGGGTATGGTCCGTTTTGATGGGCAGAACGGACTCACCTACTTCTACTCGTCAGGCACGCTCCAACTCGAAGCGCCGGTCGGGCGCGTCGAAATCATGGCGGTCCAGGGGCTGGCGTCGGCGCCCGTTTCCGTCCAGGTCGACGTCGCGGCCGGCGCCACGGTCGAGGCATCGCTCGCCCCCCGAGCGCTCTGGGATGCGTCGGCGAATGGGTGGTTCGCGGGCGACCACCACTTTCACCTCAACTACGGTGGTCAGGTGGATCTGGCGCCGGCTGACCTGTTGGCGCCGATGCGCGGCGAAGCGCTCGACGCGGGAACGCCCATGCTCGCCAACCTGCACAATCGATTCGAGGATCAGGAGTTCTTCTCCGTACGATCGACCGCCGCTTCGCCGATGATCGCCTTCTCCCAGGAGGTGCGCGCCCACTTCCTCGGGCACATCGGCCTCATCGGTACCTCGTCGCTCTTCTGGCCCTGGATCTGGGGCCCGGGCTACCAGATGTACGGTGCTGACGATCGCCTCAACGCTGAACCGCTTGCCGAAGGACGCCGCCAGGGAGGCCTGGGCATCTACGTGCATCCAGTCTCTGGCAGCGACCCATTCAGCGAGGCCGGACTCTCCAGCATCCCGATCGCTCTGATCCCGGACGCCGTCCATGGTGCGTTTGATCTGCTGGAGATCGCGTGCCTCTGGAGCAACGAAATCGGCTCGACCGAGCTCTGGTATCGGCTGCTCAACGCCGGCCTCCAGGTAATGCCGTCGGCTGGAACCGATGCCATGACCGACCTGCACCGCACCATGGCCCTTGGCGCCACCCGAGTGTACGTGCGGCCGGAAGGCCCGTTCACGTGGGAGAGCTACATGGCCGGTCTTCGCGCCGGTCGGTCATTCGTGACCACCGGGCCAATGCTGGAACTTGAGCTGGGTGGTCTGCGTCCGGGTGACGTGATACCGCGCGGGGGCCGAGAGGTGCCGTTTACCCTCGCGGTGCACTCGGCGATGCCGGTTGATTCCGTCGCCATCGTGGTCAACGGGCGCACGCTGTGGAGCGGTGTTCCGGGGCGGGCGCCATTCTCGCAGACGTTTCGCGGCAGCGTGCGGGTTCCCGCAGGTGGCTGGGTGGGCGCGCGCGTCCTGGGTCCAGCGGTGGACCGCTGGCCTGCGATGGCAAGCCGCGTGTTTGCCCACACCGCACCGATCTGGATCGGTGGCCGCGGAACGACCGACCCGGTCTCGCGCCGAGCGGCAGTCACCGACCTCGAGCGCGCCTTGGCAAACGCCGAGCAACGCCTGCTCGCGGGATATGCCGGTGCGCCGATTCCGGTGCTCCGGTCCTACTTTGGCGAGGCGCGCGCTCGTCTGGCCGAGATCGGTCGCAGGTAG
- a CDS encoding DUF2384 domain-containing protein gives MQTHSMSAIPSILTQPEPGPTLSKAVVRAADFLGVSQAALADALGLSRSTASRLVAGMYMLDPSRRKEWELGVLFLRVFRSLDAVVGHGEQARTWMRGPNLALGGRPIDLVRSAEGLVRTVQYLDAARGRI, from the coding sequence CTGCAGACACATTCTATGTCCGCCATCCCATCCATCCTCACCCAGCCGGAACCGGGCCCGACGCTCAGCAAGGCGGTCGTGCGAGCCGCGGATTTTCTGGGGGTCTCACAGGCAGCGCTGGCTGACGCCTTGGGGCTGAGTCGCTCCACCGCGTCGCGGCTTGTCGCGGGCATGTACATGCTGGATCCATCGCGAAGGAAGGAGTGGGAGCTGGGAGTGCTCTTTCTTCGAGTCTTTCGTTCGCTCGACGCAGTCGTGGGGCATGGTGAGCAGGCACGCACCTGGATGCGCGGCCCCAACCTCGCGCTGGGTGGCCGTCCCATCGACCTGGTACGCAGCGCTGAGGGGCTCGTGCGCACCGTGCAGTACCTCGATGCGGCACGCGGACGCATCTGA
- a CDS encoding RES family NAD+ phosphorylase, with the protein MRHADASEDVELALWRAVEAQHVVSTLPLVDTRAEQRLLEDLIESGKPALPAETAGLHYLLVTPFRYRSPWGSRFREPHEPGVLYGAESQRTACAELGYWRWRFLRDSPALPRLDPAPQTVFQCVVRGRALDCRLPPLDARRAEWTHPSDYAACQALGRSARAAGVAVIRYESVRDPEHGPCGAVLTPSAIAHPNPVAQETWSLDVSRERVRWWRAELPHLGGEVDSAWDFRFPEP; encoded by the coding sequence ATGCGGCACGCGGACGCATCTGAGGACGTGGAGCTCGCGCTCTGGCGTGCCGTTGAAGCGCAACACGTGGTGTCCACCCTGCCCCTCGTGGACACACGGGCCGAGCAACGACTGCTCGAGGATCTGATCGAGAGCGGCAAGCCGGCCCTCCCGGCGGAAACCGCGGGTCTGCACTACTTGCTGGTCACACCGTTTCGGTACCGGAGCCCGTGGGGCAGCCGCTTTCGCGAGCCGCACGAGCCGGGGGTGCTCTACGGCGCCGAGTCGCAGCGCACCGCCTGTGCGGAGCTTGGGTATTGGCGCTGGCGTTTCCTGCGCGATTCGCCGGCGCTACCGCGACTCGACCCTGCGCCGCAGACGGTGTTCCAGTGCGTCGTGCGGGGGCGGGCACTCGACTGTCGCCTGCCTCCGCTCGACGCGCGCCGTGCGGAGTGGACGCATCCCTCGGACTATGCCGCGTGTCAGGCGTTAGGCAGGTCGGCACGCGCGGCCGGGGTTGCCGTGATCCGCTACGAGTCGGTGCGCGACCCCGAGCATGGCCCCTGCGGCGCTGTGCTCACGCCGTCTGCCATCGCACACCCGAACCCGGTGGCGCAGGAGACGTGGAGCCTCGACGTCAGCCGCGAGCGCGTGCGCTGGTGGCGCGCCGAGCTGCCGCACCTGGGCGGCGAGGTTGACTCGGCATGGGACTTCCGGTTTCCCGAACCATAG
- a CDS encoding NAD(P)/FAD-dependent oxidoreductase has protein sequence MVGGGFGGVAAAQALRHAHVDVTVIDRHNHFVFQPLLYQVASGTLAPSDIAVPIRWYLRGQKNTRVILGEVTRIDLASRTVCIDGEAHVESYDYLIVAAGSRHAYFGHDAWEERAPGLKSLDDALLIRSRFLNAFEQAELTHDDNARAAWQTIVIVGGGPTGAELAGIMMTIARHALRSDFRRIDTASTRVLLVEGGPRILPTFPEELSHRALRDLQRLGVDVRLNASVSQVEDGCVRIGDEVIRTQTVFWAAGNVASPLTRQLGVPLDRAGRVLVEPDLSIPGHAEVFVVGDLAVTTQRDGRPVPGVAQGAIQGGHCAGDNVYRSVTRRERRPFRYLNKGDMATIGRHSAVADLGGPLRFGGVFAWLLWLFIHIAYLAGFRNRLVVLIQWGWEYLTYQRGVRLILHSDGRPPR, from the coding sequence ATCGTTGGTGGTGGGTTCGGCGGTGTGGCTGCCGCACAGGCACTGCGCCACGCGCACGTCGACGTCACCGTCATCGATCGCCACAACCACTTCGTCTTCCAGCCGCTCCTGTACCAGGTGGCCTCCGGGACGCTCGCGCCGAGTGACATCGCGGTCCCGATTCGCTGGTACCTGCGCGGCCAGAAGAACACGCGCGTGATCCTCGGCGAGGTGACGCGCATCGACCTTGCCTCGCGCACGGTGTGCATTGACGGCGAAGCCCATGTGGAGTCGTACGACTACCTCATCGTGGCCGCCGGCTCACGCCACGCGTACTTCGGGCACGATGCCTGGGAGGAACGTGCGCCAGGACTCAAGTCGCTCGATGACGCCCTGTTGATTCGTTCGCGCTTCCTCAATGCCTTCGAACAGGCCGAGCTGACGCACGATGACAACGCTCGCGCGGCATGGCAGACGATCGTGATCGTGGGCGGTGGTCCCACCGGGGCGGAGCTGGCGGGCATCATGATGACCATCGCGCGCCATGCACTGCGCAGCGACTTTCGTCGGATCGACACGGCCAGCACGCGCGTGTTGCTCGTGGAGGGCGGCCCGCGCATCCTGCCCACGTTTCCGGAAGAGTTGTCGCACCGGGCACTGCGCGACCTGCAGCGACTCGGCGTGGACGTACGACTGAATGCCAGCGTGTCGCAGGTGGAGGACGGCTGCGTGCGCATCGGCGACGAGGTGATTCGCACGCAGACGGTGTTCTGGGCAGCAGGGAACGTGGCATCGCCGCTCACGCGTCAGCTCGGGGTGCCTCTCGATCGCGCCGGTCGCGTGCTGGTGGAGCCCGATCTCTCCATCCCCGGGCACGCGGAGGTGTTTGTGGTGGGCGACCTGGCCGTCACGACGCAGAGAGACGGCCGACCGGTGCCCGGTGTCGCGCAGGGCGCGATCCAGGGCGGTCATTGCGCCGGCGACAACGTCTATCGGTCGGTGACGCGCAGGGAGCGCCGGCCGTTTCGCTATCTCAACAAGGGCGACATGGCGACCATCGGGCGCCACAGTGCGGTGGCGGACCTGGGCGGCCCGCTGCGATTCGGCGGTGTGTTCGCGTGGCTGCTGTGGCTGTTCATCCACATCGCCTACCTCGCCGGGTTCCGCAATCGTCTCGTCGTGCTGATCCAGTGGGGCTGGGAGTACCTCACGTACCAGCGTGGTGTCCGGCTGATCCTGCACTCGGACGGGCGGCCACCGCGTTAG
- a CDS encoding PIG-L family deacetylase, translating to MAQERGAAALAPLVRSLGTNVRVLMIAAHPDDEDTQLLTWLARGRGVETAYLALTRGDGGQNIIGNELGEPLGAIRTEELLAARRMDGARQYFTRAFDFGFSKNAEETLTQWSRDSVFRDVVTVVRAFRPHVIVSVFSGTPADGHGHHQVAGILARDAYDLSADTVRFPRSATAGLGPWTVSKFYRGAFFRNQSRATIRVNVGEFDPVTGRSYAEVAADSRSQHKSQAMGALQPRGARFDQLEREATRVGPADASSERSIFDGIDTTWARFRTVARTPAQRAALDSLAADFAAARASLDLLRPASVVPALARLQRTLLDVCRAAPADNPCDAPTSAGRDARTGDLRASMEVARGRVEQALALASGVAIEVTAARDVWAVGEPFRAAWTAYNRGTLPVRLTRRELLVPGADSSAIGGDARAIAPDSALRDSVSITMLRTSQPWWLERARQGPMFAMPARPDDEAAQSSSPSVISFFDVEGASFRLTTPATWRFADPVRGEVNRPVVAAPAITLTLSRAVEYAPASTPIQRTIDVEVRSHSSEAREAEVRLALPPGLVADSASRRVSLTGQRARSNGAGTSRTVTFTLRGQLAAGRHEISAMVTSGGTTFTTGYSEVAYDHIHTQRLYRPATLAINAVDLRLPRSAVVGYIAGVGDNIAPVLQQLGLDVTVLDPAALPRADLSRFTSIVVGTRAYEAHPALVANNARLLDYARNGGTLVVQYGQYEMTQPGIMPYPITLARPADRVTVEAAPVTILDPAAPVLNAPNRITAKDFDGWVQDRSLYSPRTFDAAYTPLLELHDPSEPENRGALLVAPLGRGTYVYTTLAFFRQLPNGVPGAARLFVNLLGAGAARIAQ from the coding sequence ATGGCCCAGGAGCGCGGCGCCGCGGCGCTGGCGCCGCTCGTCCGAAGCCTTGGCACCAACGTGCGCGTGCTCATGATCGCCGCGCACCCGGACGATGAGGACACTCAGCTCCTCACCTGGCTCGCCCGCGGGCGCGGCGTCGAGACGGCGTACCTCGCACTGACACGGGGCGACGGCGGCCAGAACATCATCGGCAACGAACTGGGCGAGCCGCTGGGCGCCATCCGCACCGAGGAACTCCTCGCCGCCCGTCGCATGGACGGCGCGCGCCAGTACTTCACGCGTGCGTTCGATTTCGGGTTCTCGAAGAACGCCGAGGAGACCCTCACGCAGTGGTCGCGCGACTCGGTGTTTCGGGACGTGGTGACCGTGGTCCGTGCGTTCCGCCCGCACGTGATCGTCTCCGTGTTCTCCGGCACGCCGGCCGACGGCCATGGGCACCACCAGGTCGCCGGCATCCTCGCGCGCGACGCGTATGACCTGAGCGCTGATACCGTGCGCTTCCCGCGAAGCGCAACCGCGGGTCTGGGGCCGTGGACGGTGTCCAAGTTCTATCGCGGCGCGTTCTTCAGGAATCAGAGTCGCGCGACGATCCGTGTAAACGTTGGCGAGTTCGATCCCGTGACAGGCCGCTCGTACGCCGAAGTCGCCGCGGACTCCCGCTCGCAGCACAAGTCCCAGGCGATGGGCGCGTTGCAGCCCAGGGGAGCGCGCTTCGATCAGTTGGAGCGTGAAGCGACGCGGGTTGGTCCTGCCGACGCCTCGTCGGAGCGCTCGATCTTTGACGGCATCGATACCACGTGGGCTCGCTTCCGCACCGTCGCGCGCACGCCGGCGCAGCGTGCTGCCCTGGACTCGCTGGCCGCCGATTTCGCGGCAGCGCGCGCTTCGCTCGATCTCCTTCGTCCGGCCAGCGTGGTCCCCGCGCTCGCCAGGTTGCAACGGACGCTGCTCGACGTGTGTCGGGCCGCCCCGGCAGACAACCCATGCGATGCGCCAACCTCCGCCGGGCGCGACGCGAGGACCGGCGACCTGCGAGCTTCCATGGAGGTCGCAAGGGGGCGTGTTGAACAGGCGCTGGCGCTGGCGAGTGGCGTGGCGATCGAGGTCACCGCGGCGCGCGACGTGTGGGCAGTGGGTGAACCATTCCGCGCGGCGTGGACGGCGTACAACCGTGGCACCCTGCCGGTTCGCCTGACGCGACGCGAACTTCTGGTGCCGGGAGCCGATTCGTCCGCGATCGGCGGCGACGCCCGGGCCATCGCGCCGGACTCCGCGCTGCGGGACTCGGTGTCGATCACGATGCTGCGCACGAGCCAGCCGTGGTGGCTCGAGCGCGCGCGACAGGGCCCGATGTTCGCGATGCCCGCTCGTCCAGATGACGAGGCGGCGCAATCGTCCTCGCCCAGCGTGATTTCGTTCTTCGACGTAGAGGGCGCCAGCTTCCGTCTCACGACTCCGGCCACCTGGCGGTTCGCGGACCCGGTGCGTGGCGAGGTCAATCGACCCGTGGTGGCTGCGCCCGCCATCACGCTCACCCTGTCGCGGGCCGTGGAGTACGCGCCGGCCAGCACTCCCATCCAGCGCACGATCGACGTCGAAGTCCGGTCGCACTCGAGTGAAGCGCGCGAAGCAGAAGTGCGGCTCGCGCTGCCTCCAGGTCTTGTGGCCGACAGCGCGTCGCGGCGCGTGTCGCTCACCGGGCAACGCGCGAGGTCGAACGGTGCCGGAACTTCGCGCACGGTCACGTTCACGCTACGCGGACAGCTGGCCGCGGGGCGCCACGAGATCTCGGCGATGGTCACGAGCGGCGGCACGACGTTCACGACCGGCTACTCCGAGGTCGCGTACGATCACATCCACACGCAGCGCCTCTACCGCCCCGCAACGCTCGCGATCAACGCGGTCGACCTGCGCCTGCCACGCTCTGCCGTCGTTGGCTACATCGCCGGTGTCGGCGACAACATCGCTCCCGTCCTGCAGCAGCTCGGACTCGACGTCACGGTGCTCGATCCGGCGGCGCTGCCGCGTGCCGACCTCTCGCGCTTCACGTCGATCGTCGTGGGAACACGCGCTTACGAGGCACACCCCGCGCTCGTGGCCAACAACGCCAGGCTCCTCGACTACGCAAGGAATGGCGGCACGCTCGTCGTGCAGTACGGCCAGTACGAGATGACCCAGCCCGGGATCATGCCCTACCCGATCACGCTGGCTCGCCCCGCGGATCGGGTGACCGTGGAAGCGGCGCCGGTAACGATCCTCGATCCCGCGGCGCCGGTTCTCAACGCACCGAACCGGATCACCGCGAAGGACTTCGACGGCTGGGTGCAGGATCGCTCGCTCTATTCTCCACGCACCTTTGATGCGGCCTACACGCCGCTGCTCGAACTCCACGATCCGTCGGAGCCAGAGAATCGTGGCGCGCTCCTCGTTGCGCCACTCGGTCGCGGAACGTACGTCTACACCACCCTCGCGTTCTTCCGGCAGCTGCCCAACGGGGTACCCGGGGCCGCGCGGCTGTTCGTGAATCTTCTCGGCGCCGGGGCTGCGCGCATCGCCCAGTAG